A genomic window from Schistocerca serialis cubense isolate TAMUIC-IGC-003099 chromosome 4, iqSchSeri2.2, whole genome shotgun sequence includes:
- the LOC126473902 gene encoding 28S ribosomal protein S34, mitochondrial — MPIKYIGRTTDFRGKPLWEILGNLKNFGVGRIVVRSMFERYDEPCYFVIRKVEAMPNEETRKVCVWAEKIFRGRKYPYLVKISSVTYKADYRLIHKHEECAYTHAQNAESSEKPARLLPRTAPFPPLLKELIIRDCLARGEKVTEEPRMPLVCNQGVDNVSVVAKESEKPTVSIDRLFGVTKSQTLYSNIEK, encoded by the exons ATGCCCATAAAGTATATAGGCAGGACAACCGATTTTAGGGGGAAACCCCTGTGGGAAATATTAGGCAACCTGAAAAATTTTGgcgtgggcagaattgtggtgagaaGTATGTTCGAAAGATACGACGAACCATGTTACTTTGTCATACGGAAAGTTGAAGCGATGCCGAATGAG GAAACTCGCAAGGTTTGCGTCTGGGCGGAAAAGATATTCAGGGGCAGGAAGTATCCCTACTTGGTGAAAATAAGTAGCGTCACATACAAAGCGGACTACAGGCTTATCCATAAACACGAGGAATGTGCATATACCCATGCCCAGAATGCAGAATCCAGTGAGAAACCGGCGAGACTGCTCCCAAGAACAGCTCCTTTTCCACCTCTACTAAAA GAGCTGATAATCCGTGATTGCCTAGCCAGGGGCGAAAAAGTGACAGAGGAACCGAGGATGCCTCTTGTATGTAACCAAGGTGTTGATAACGTCTCAGTAGTTGCAAAAGAAAGTGAAAAGCCAACTGTCTCTATAGATAGACTCTTTGGTGTTACTAAGAGCCAAACATTATATAGTAATATTGAAAAGTGA